A single window of Acinetobacter wuhouensis DNA harbors:
- the mdcH gene encoding malonate decarboxylase subunit epsilon produces MNFAVIFSGQGLQSVQHLHEIQDQASQYGLTTQLKSLTNQLESTQLEQTKTEQEAIFENTIAQPLIFALQYLRWQQIREYLPQPEFLAGYSLGEASAFCCSSSLPFAQAFELISIRAKLMSQQTNTRCGMAAIQGLNRNQLLPLLERTKTEISIRLNETHYIVAGPVQRIDQLIQAANEQGAQQVNRLKVSVPSHTSFLKNAAEQFSNYCHQLPIGRMELPVISASEGQKYFSYTQALPILSQQIDHPLDWYRCLETLKEYQPDIVLEIGPGNALSKMIGTVMPEVQVRSIDDFSSFDGVRQWISRFI; encoded by the coding sequence ATGAACTTTGCCGTGATTTTTAGTGGACAGGGTCTGCAATCTGTCCAGCACCTTCATGAAATTCAAGATCAAGCTTCACAATACGGCTTAACTACACAGCTAAAGTCGCTCACGAATCAGCTTGAGTCTACACAACTTGAGCAAACAAAAACTGAGCAGGAAGCTATTTTTGAAAACACGATTGCACAGCCCCTTATTTTTGCATTGCAATATTTAAGATGGCAACAAATTCGTGAGTATTTACCACAACCTGAATTTCTTGCAGGTTATTCATTGGGTGAAGCCAGCGCATTCTGTTGTAGCTCATCTCTGCCATTTGCTCAGGCTTTTGAGTTGATCTCTATCAGAGCTAAGCTGATGAGCCAACAAACGAATACCCGCTGTGGCATGGCTGCCATACAAGGGCTAAACCGAAATCAATTATTACCCCTGTTGGAAAGAACAAAGACAGAAATTTCCATCCGATTAAATGAAACACACTATATTGTCGCAGGCCCTGTCCAACGCATAGATCAATTAATTCAAGCGGCCAATGAACAAGGGGCACAGCAGGTCAATAGACTGAAAGTTTCTGTACCTTCTCATACTTCATTTTTAAAAAATGCCGCTGAACAGTTCTCCAATTATTGTCATCAATTGCCCATAGGTCGCATGGAACTTCCTGTGATTAGTGCCAGTGAGGGACAAAAATATTTTTCTTATACTCAAGCTTTGCCTATTTTGTCTCAGCAAATTGATCACCCACTAGATTGGTACCGTTGCTTGGAAACACTTAAGGAATATCAGCCAGACATCGTTCTCGAAATTGGTCCAGGCAATGCCTTGAGTAAAATGATTGGTACCGTAATGCCAGAAGTACAAGTTCGGAGTATTGACGATTTCAGCAGTTTTGATGGCGTCAGACAGTGGATTTCACGGTTTATTTAA
- the madL gene encoding malonate transporter subunit MadL gives MIIYGTALLAICHLLGDYLGNTLGILLGVKANVGGVAIAMILLIASKELLAKKGYLPQVTQFGVLYWSGMYIPIVVAMSAGQNVVAAMSGGMVGVVVAVISLVATVLVIRWLNKLSNDYHSYEWPSEQTNQPAEA, from the coding sequence ATGATTATTTACGGAACAGCATTACTCGCAATCTGTCATCTGCTAGGTGACTATCTAGGAAATACGCTTGGAATCTTACTCGGTGTAAAAGCCAATGTTGGTGGGGTTGCTATCGCCATGATTCTATTGATCGCCAGTAAGGAACTGTTGGCAAAAAAAGGGTATCTGCCTCAGGTCACTCAATTTGGTGTGTTGTATTGGTCAGGCATGTATATCCCAATCGTAGTTGCAATGTCCGCTGGACAAAATGTTGTCGCAGCAATGTCTGGTGGCATGGTTGGCGTGGTCGTTGCCGTTATTTCTCTAGTTGCAACAGTATTGGTGATTCGCTGGCTAAATAAACTAAGCAATGACTATCACAGTTATGAGTGGCCTTCTGAACAAACAAATCAACCGGCTGAAGCTTAA
- a CDS encoding SirB2 family protein yields the protein MDIHLLIKIIHMTSVAVLILVFVLRASTLFIGTQNQQPNQKGRVAFVALQHLSLTLIVVTGVTLLVMNEFKVQPWFYAKVVLFIVFLSSQIKAYKKDERILLAQRRAGLVIGAVALIATLALVVIKPVFS from the coding sequence ATGGATATACATTTACTGATAAAAATCATTCATATGACCAGTGTTGCGGTGTTGATACTGGTTTTTGTTTTACGTGCAAGTACTTTATTTATAGGCACTCAAAATCAACAACCCAATCAAAAAGGTCGTGTGGCTTTTGTTGCATTGCAACACTTATCACTCACATTGATTGTCGTCACAGGTGTGACACTCTTGGTGATGAATGAATTTAAGGTTCAACCATGGTTTTATGCCAAAGTTGTTCTATTTATTGTGTTCTTATCATCACAAATTAAAGCTTATAAAAAAGATGAGCGCATACTCTTGGCACAACGCCGTGCGGGTTTAGTGATCGGTGCTGTCGCGCTCATCGCCACTTTGGCTTTGGTGGTGATCAAACCAGTTTTTAGTTGA
- the mdcA gene encoding malonate decarboxylase subunit alpha: protein MNNMINKRIWNSQKSKRLQKLEQASQKGFEKQVAHSRAVELLETVISCGDKVCQEGNNQKQADFLSKTLSQCNPEILNNLHILQSVLALPSHLDVFEKGIASKVDFSFAGPQSLRLAQLVQQQKISIGSIHTYLELYGRYFIDLTPNVCLITAHSADAQGNLYTGANTEDTPAIVEATAFKSGIVIAQVNELVDHVPRVDIPSDWVDFFIVSPKQNYIEPLFTRDPAQITEVQILMAMMVIKGIYAPYQIQRLNHGIGFDTAAIELLLPTFADDLDLKGKICTNWALNPHPTLIPAIESGFVESIHSFGSEVGMEEYIRNRSDVFFTGADGSMRSNRAFSQAAGLYACDLFIGSTLQIDLQGNSSTATVDRIAGFGGAPNMGSDPHGRRHSSYAYSKAGKEAVDGKAIKGRKLVVQLVETYREHMHPVFVEDLDAWQLQDKMGSDFPPIMIYGEDVTHIVTEEGIANLLLCRTAEEREQAIRGVAGYTPVGMKRDHQKVEELRERGIIQRPEDLGIDPSKATRDLLAAQSIKDLVKWSEGMYSPPSRFRNW, encoded by the coding sequence ATGAATAATATGATCAACAAGCGGATATGGAACAGTCAAAAATCCAAACGTTTACAGAAACTTGAACAAGCAAGCCAAAAGGGATTTGAAAAACAAGTTGCTCATTCACGTGCAGTTGAATTGCTTGAAACGGTCATCTCCTGTGGTGACAAAGTTTGTCAAGAAGGCAACAACCAGAAACAAGCTGATTTCTTATCCAAAACTCTAAGTCAGTGCAACCCTGAAATATTGAATAATCTACATATTTTGCAATCTGTATTGGCACTACCTAGTCATCTCGATGTATTTGAAAAAGGGATTGCTTCTAAAGTTGATTTTTCTTTTGCAGGACCACAAAGTCTGCGCTTAGCTCAACTGGTACAGCAACAGAAAATTTCGATTGGTTCGATCCATACCTATCTGGAATTATATGGTCGTTACTTTATTGATCTAACACCGAATGTCTGCCTGATTACCGCACATTCGGCAGATGCTCAAGGCAATCTATATACAGGTGCCAACACCGAAGATACCCCAGCCATTGTGGAAGCAACCGCATTTAAGAGTGGCATTGTTATTGCGCAGGTCAATGAACTAGTTGATCACGTACCTCGCGTAGATATTCCTTCCGACTGGGTTGACTTCTTTATTGTTAGTCCTAAACAAAACTATATTGAACCATTATTTACCCGTGACCCTGCACAAATTACCGAAGTGCAAATTTTAATGGCAATGATGGTCATTAAAGGTATCTATGCACCCTATCAAATTCAGCGTCTGAATCACGGTATCGGCTTTGATACAGCAGCCATTGAGCTATTATTGCCAACTTTTGCTGATGATTTAGATTTAAAAGGAAAAATTTGTACAAATTGGGCACTGAATCCACATCCAACCCTGATTCCTGCTATCGAAAGTGGTTTTGTAGAATCCATTCACAGTTTTGGCTCTGAAGTCGGCATGGAGGAATATATCCGTAACCGTTCAGATGTTTTCTTTACCGGTGCAGATGGAAGTATGCGTTCCAACCGAGCTTTTTCTCAAGCTGCTGGATTATACGCCTGTGACTTATTTATTGGCTCTACGCTACAAATTGATTTGCAAGGTAATAGCTCAACGGCCACTGTTGACCGTATAGCTGGTTTTGGTGGCGCACCCAATATGGGGTCTGATCCACATGGACGTCGTCATTCTAGTTATGCCTATAGCAAAGCAGGTAAAGAGGCTGTAGATGGCAAAGCCATTAAAGGTCGAAAACTTGTCGTACAGCTGGTAGAAACTTATCGTGAACATATGCACCCTGTCTTTGTTGAAGATCTAGATGCATGGCAACTCCAAGATAAAATGGGTAGCGATTTTCCACCGATTATGATTTACGGCGAAGATGTCACACACATTGTCACTGAAGAAGGCATTGCCAATTTACTGCTTTGTCGTACAGCAGAAGAACGTGAACAAGCCATTCGCGGTGTAGCAGGTTATACCCCTGTAGGGATGAAGCGTGATCATCAAAAAGTTGAAGAACTCCGTGAAAGAGGAATCATTCAACGTCCTGAAGATCTTGGCATTGACCCATCCAAAGCAACACGTGACCTACTTGCAGCTCAGTCTATTAAAGATTTGGTGAAATGGTCTGAAGGTATGTATTCCCCACCAAGTCGTTTTAGAAATTGGTGA
- a CDS encoding BolA family protein → MTLEQQLIDSLNQLEPTHLEVINESSGHGGYFPGKESHFKVIIVSEAFTGLRLVQRHQKVYAVAKELLSPGKIHALAIHAYLPSEWQGQAPASPECAHAPKA, encoded by the coding sequence ATGACCTTAGAACAGCAACTTATTGATAGCCTAAATCAACTTGAACCTACTCACTTAGAAGTAATCAACGAATCTTCAGGTCATGGTGGCTATTTCCCTGGCAAAGAATCACACTTTAAAGTGATTATTGTCAGTGAAGCTTTTACTGGCTTACGTTTAGTTCAGCGTCATCAAAAAGTTTATGCTGTCGCTAAAGAACTACTTTCCCCAGGAAAAATTCATGCCTTGGCGATCCATGCCTATTTACCAAGTGAATGGCAAGGTCAAGCGCCTGCAAGTCCTGAATGTGCACATGCGCCTAAAGCTTAA
- the mdcC gene encoding malonate decarboxylase acyl carrier protein encodes MELLNFKLSSTHAAQAEHNMICGVVGSGNLEVLVSPLQDHQTCEISVNTSATGFQTVWHAVLTEFCNRHAVGGLKFQLNDMGATPAVVSLRLSQAVAMLKDGEHA; translated from the coding sequence ATGGAACTATTAAATTTTAAACTTTCCTCCACACACGCAGCGCAGGCTGAACACAATATGATTTGTGGTGTAGTTGGTTCAGGTAATTTGGAAGTATTGGTCAGCCCATTGCAAGACCATCAGACCTGTGAAATTTCAGTCAATACGTCTGCGACTGGATTTCAAACAGTATGGCATGCAGTGCTGACAGAGTTTTGTAATCGACATGCAGTGGGTGGTCTGAAATTTCAGCTGAATGATATGGGTGCAACACCTGCTGTGGTCAGTTTACGTTTAAGTCAGGCTGTTGCAATGCTGAAGGATGGCGAACATGCATAA
- a CDS encoding ParA family protein, translating into MLTRVVFNQKGGVGKSSITVNLAAISAHQGFKTLVIDLDPQANSSQYLLGDDATYSAEKTALEPNIENFFSDVLGNNQQKGLIGNAIGSLLKGKNKGFDQYIHRSPFKDLDVLPASPSLGELEHALESKHKIYKLRDAIQSLSGQYDRIYIDTPPAFNFFTLSALISADRVLIPFDCDVFSKRALQTLIQNVIETQDDHNDRLEIEGIVVNQYQAQAKLPREVVQQLKDEGLPVLENMLPPSVLMKESHHKNLPLIHLATDHKLTQAYQSLFNEIDKK; encoded by the coding sequence ATGTTGACGCGTGTGGTGTTTAACCAAAAGGGCGGTGTTGGTAAATCAAGTATTACCGTAAATCTTGCGGCGATTAGCGCACATCAAGGTTTTAAAACATTGGTCATTGATCTAGATCCACAAGCCAATTCTAGCCAATACCTTTTGGGTGATGATGCGACCTATTCTGCGGAAAAAACGGCTTTAGAACCGAATATTGAAAACTTTTTTAGTGATGTTTTAGGAAACAATCAGCAAAAAGGCTTGATTGGCAATGCCATCGGTTCATTGCTAAAAGGTAAAAATAAAGGTTTTGACCAATATATTCACCGTTCGCCATTCAAAGACCTCGATGTATTGCCTGCAAGTCCAAGTTTGGGTGAGTTAGAGCATGCTTTAGAATCTAAACATAAGATCTATAAGCTACGCGATGCAATCCAGTCTTTAAGCGGTCAATATGATCGTATTTATATTGATACACCACCTGCATTTAACTTCTTTACCCTGTCTGCGCTTATTTCGGCAGATCGTGTGCTGATTCCTTTCGATTGTGATGTATTTTCAAAACGAGCCTTACAAACCTTGATTCAAAATGTTATTGAAACCCAAGATGATCATAATGATCGTCTTGAAATTGAAGGGATTGTGGTCAATCAATACCAAGCTCAGGCAAAATTACCGCGTGAAGTGGTACAACAATTAAAAGATGAAGGTTTGCCTGTACTTGAAAATATGCTTCCTCCATCAGTATTGATGAAAGAATCTCATCATAAAAACCTACCGTTAATCCATTTGGCTACAGATCATAAATTGACTCAAGCCTATCAATCATTGTTCAATGAGATTGATAAAAAATAA
- the madM gene encoding malonate transporter subunit MadM: MDVLIQVLTKNALVTALAVTGLMMFISHLLSKYLTGGKLQSSAIAITLGLVIAYFAGVYTEGSKGVSDIAIFSGFALLGGAMLRDLAIASTAFEVDVKEVKKAGKVGMIALALGCIIPFVAGAGVAWMMGYKDPISMTTIGAGAMTYIVGPITGTAIGASSEVIALSIAIGLIKSVFFMVGTPLLAKFMYLKSPRSAMIFGGMAGTTSGTAAGLAGTDVRLVPYGALVATFYTGLGCLLGPSIFFLTVNAIFG; encoded by the coding sequence ATGGACGTACTAATTCAGGTTCTGACCAAAAATGCACTGGTCACAGCACTCGCAGTAACAGGGCTGATGATGTTTATTTCCCATCTGCTGTCAAAATATTTGACTGGTGGGAAACTTCAAAGCTCTGCGATAGCCATTACCCTCGGTCTGGTGATTGCCTATTTTGCAGGTGTATATACAGAAGGTTCTAAAGGTGTTTCAGATATTGCCATTTTTTCAGGATTCGCCCTGTTAGGTGGCGCGATGTTACGTGACTTAGCTATTGCTTCCACAGCATTTGAAGTCGATGTAAAAGAAGTAAAAAAAGCAGGCAAGGTAGGCATGATCGCTCTTGCACTGGGTTGTATCATCCCGTTTGTTGCGGGTGCTGGCGTTGCATGGATGATGGGTTACAAAGATCCAATTTCGATGACTACAATTGGTGCTGGTGCCATGACTTATATCGTTGGCCCAATTACAGGCACAGCAATTGGAGCAAGTTCAGAAGTCATTGCGCTCTCTATTGCGATTGGACTAATCAAATCCGTTTTCTTCATGGTAGGTACTCCTCTCCTCGCTAAATTCATGTACCTAAAAAGCCCTCGTTCAGCCATGATTTTTGGTGGTATGGCTGGTACAACCAGTGGTACAGCTGCTGGTCTTGCAGGTACAGATGTTCGCCTTGTCCCTTATGGCGCATTGGTTGCGACATTCTATACAGGCTTAGGTTGCTTACTCGGCCCGTCTATATTTTTCCTGACAGTCAATGCAATTTTTGGTTAA
- the mdcB gene encoding triphosphoribosyl-dephospho-CoA synthase MdcB produces MNYSNIALALPERQQLVHGLAAHIDQLALSALHEEVSLELKPGLVCPSSQGSHDDMDYALFETSIHAMQGYYATLFEYGFHQQPFQSLQQAGIQCEQRMMRATDQINTHKGAIFNLGFASAGLGQCFRQNLPLNAENICQQIMLNWQEDLLQNLSRNPNSHGQQMRKKYGISGAIEQVAHGFQIIKQLALPCFQSTLATTGCHNKASVQTLLTLISQLPDTNIVWRGGMSALFIVQEMTQQFLKDGGVLQADWENKLKQINYYFTEHHLSPGGSADLLGITLFFHKVEHELCRDF; encoded by the coding sequence ATGAATTACAGCAATATCGCACTTGCCCTGCCTGAACGTCAGCAACTTGTTCACGGTCTAGCGGCACATATCGACCAACTTGCACTATCGGCACTACATGAAGAAGTGAGTCTTGAGCTTAAACCAGGTCTAGTCTGCCCATCGAGCCAAGGTAGTCATGATGATATGGACTATGCCCTATTCGAGACCAGCATCCATGCTATGCAGGGATATTATGCAACGCTGTTTGAATATGGTTTTCATCAACAACCTTTTCAATCCTTACAACAAGCAGGCATCCAGTGTGAACAACGCATGATGCGAGCAACCGATCAAATTAACACACATAAAGGTGCAATTTTTAATCTAGGCTTCGCAAGTGCTGGTCTAGGGCAGTGTTTCAGACAAAATCTCCCTTTGAATGCTGAAAATATCTGCCAGCAGATTATGCTCAACTGGCAAGAAGATCTACTACAAAACCTGAGCAGAAATCCTAACAGTCATGGCCAACAAATGCGTAAAAAATATGGCATTTCAGGTGCGATTGAACAGGTGGCACATGGCTTCCAAATTATTAAGCAGCTTGCTCTACCCTGCTTTCAATCCACTCTCGCAACAACAGGTTGTCACAACAAGGCATCTGTTCAAACCTTACTGACTCTCATCAGCCAATTGCCCGATACCAATATTGTTTGGCGGGGAGGCATGAGTGCTTTGTTTATTGTTCAAGAAATGACTCAACAATTTCTCAAAGATGGTGGCGTTCTTCAAGCCGATTGGGAAAATAAACTCAAACAAATCAATTATTATTTTACTGAGCATCACCTGAGTCCTGGTGGCAGTGCAGACCTACTCGGGATTACCCTATTTTTTCATAAGGTGGAACATGAACTTTGCCGTGATTTTTAG
- the mdcE gene encoding biotin-independent malonate decarboxylase subunit gamma: METEMILKQLFPHDLNYDIQGHFICGSAQTAVGKVRIVGTVNSAPINQQIAMQIASEVLNIIAEDAQTPVVFIVDTQGQALSRSDELLCLNRTFAHLASCVDLLRRKQHPNLAIILGEAVSGGFLSYGLMSNQVFALEQSQVKVMDLNAMSRVTKIPVERLKELSQSSAIFAPGVDNFYKMGAISAIWHTLDENLVPDAIQQQQTQIDQYLNDDRGTLAQQRQGRHLCNDIVQAVLSA; this comes from the coding sequence ATGGAAACTGAAATGATTCTGAAACAGCTGTTTCCACATGATCTGAACTATGACATTCAGGGACATTTTATCTGTGGTTCAGCGCAAACTGCTGTAGGTAAAGTTCGCATTGTAGGTACTGTAAATTCTGCACCGATCAATCAACAAATCGCGATGCAAATTGCATCTGAAGTACTTAATATTATTGCTGAAGATGCGCAGACACCTGTGGTTTTTATTGTAGATACACAAGGGCAGGCTTTATCTCGCTCTGATGAACTATTGTGTCTGAACAGAACCTTTGCTCATCTGGCAAGTTGCGTGGATTTACTGCGCAGAAAACAGCATCCTAACCTTGCCATAATTTTGGGAGAAGCTGTCAGTGGAGGCTTCTTGTCTTATGGTCTGATGTCCAACCAAGTCTTTGCCCTAGAACAAAGTCAGGTCAAGGTCATGGATTTAAATGCGATGTCGCGCGTAACTAAAATTCCAGTTGAACGCTTGAAAGAACTGTCTCAAAGCTCTGCTATTTTTGCACCAGGTGTAGATAACTTCTACAAAATGGGCGCTATTTCTGCCATTTGGCATACATTAGATGAAAATTTAGTACCCGATGCAATCCAGCAACAACAGACTCAGATTGATCAATATCTAAATGATGACCGAGGCACTCTTGCCCAACAAAGACAAGGTCGCCATTTGTGCAACGATATCGTACAGGCTGTACTTTCAGCTTAG
- a CDS encoding GntR family transcriptional regulator, producing the protein MNLIKDLPLSMQVSKKIEDDIIFGHFLPGTKLDEAELCERYGASRTPIREALKLLAAEGLVEIRPRRGAIVPAVNPMTLCEMFEVMAELEGMCGRLAARRIQENEKSKLLELHKRCAEYLESGDSENYYEMNRQFHFQIYAASHNSFLIEQAGSLHKRLHPYRRLQLRVSNRMSNSFTEHEGIVEAIIHGNEVEAERLLREHVVIQGQKFTDLIATINTYGK; encoded by the coding sequence ATGAATTTAATCAAAGACTTACCTTTATCCATGCAAGTGAGTAAAAAAATAGAGGATGATATTATCTTTGGACACTTTTTACCGGGAACTAAACTCGATGAAGCTGAGCTATGTGAACGCTATGGAGCATCAAGAACTCCTATTCGTGAGGCTTTAAAGCTGTTAGCTGCTGAGGGGCTTGTGGAAATTCGACCACGACGGGGCGCTATCGTACCTGCAGTGAACCCGATGACATTGTGTGAAATGTTTGAAGTGATGGCTGAGTTAGAAGGGATGTGTGGACGACTTGCAGCTAGACGGATACAAGAAAATGAAAAAAGTAAGCTTTTGGAGTTACACAAACGTTGTGCCGAATATCTAGAGTCGGGTGATTCTGAAAACTATTATGAAATGAATCGGCAGTTCCATTTCCAAATCTATGCTGCAAGTCATAATAGCTTTTTGATTGAGCAGGCGGGAAGTTTGCATAAAAGGCTACATCCATATCGCCGCTTACAGCTTCGAGTTAGCAACCGTATGAGCAATTCTTTTACGGAACATGAAGGTATTGTCGAAGCAATTATCCATGGTAATGAAGTTGAGGCTGAACGTCTATTGCGTGAACATGTTGTGATACAAGGGCAAAAATTTACTGATTTAATTGCGACGATTAATACTTATGGAAAATGA
- the mdcG gene encoding malonate decarboxylase holo-[acyl-carrier-protein] synthase: MNRHHLIYLQANETFRFLDTSLAVSIQQKIHQMIEQNIPFTICRQESVDYFKVAVSCFIDGRKYRVALALDTVPVQSHKPPLLSVIAENLDTQTQALLQAFIQKMEQLSCSVQVYGSYANQYLYKENFVHAQSDLDLLIEVNEMNKLPQIIQAIEQLKIQISITIDGEIALPTAQNFSFNELIFALNHQQDTLIVKELYEIRLQKIAEILGGNLYELQQYRTCPA; this comes from the coding sequence ATGAACCGCCACCACCTGATTTATCTACAAGCAAATGAGACATTTAGGTTTCTCGATACATCTCTTGCTGTGTCTATACAACAGAAAATACACCAAATGATTGAGCAAAATATACCATTTACCATATGCCGTCAGGAATCTGTAGATTATTTCAAAGTGGCGGTCAGTTGTTTCATAGATGGGCGAAAATATCGAGTTGCTTTGGCACTGGATACTGTGCCAGTACAGAGTCATAAACCACCTTTGCTTTCTGTGATTGCTGAAAACCTAGACACGCAAACGCAGGCATTGTTACAGGCATTTATACAAAAGATGGAACAACTGTCCTGTTCTGTACAGGTTTACGGTTCTTATGCCAACCAATATTTGTATAAAGAAAATTTTGTTCATGCTCAGTCTGATCTAGACCTACTAATTGAAGTGAATGAGATGAATAAACTTCCGCAAATTATTCAGGCAATCGAACAACTGAAAATACAGATTTCTATCACCATTGATGGAGAAATTGCACTACCTACTGCGCAAAATTTTTCATTCAATGAACTGATTTTCGCCTTGAATCACCAACAAGATACTTTGATTGTTAAAGAATTATACGAAATTCGTTTGCAAAAAATTGCTGAAATACTAGGAGGGAACCTATATGAATTACAGCAATATCGCACTTGCCCTGCCTGA
- a CDS encoding biotin-independent malonate decarboxylase subunit beta, with product MHKMIKKSFYEKTARNRINSIVDQGSFTEFLKPGTVELSPNLKALDIPGSFDDGVIIGTARIQSSPVHIIAQEGQFMGGAVGEIHGAKVVGLLLKAIQDQSSAVIFLVDSGGVRLHEANAGLIAISEIMRAMLKVRNAGIPIITVIGGTCGAFGGMGISACLSSHIIMSEEGRLALSGPEVIETVKGVEEFDSKDRALVWRVTGGKHRYLLNHVQQLTEDDTDDIRDGIIHALSETSQKKDSDILNLETLLQKQQSLEEQYTRWFGQKDGLEIWKGMNIEHAEQIPMLSAAEVTQIKQGV from the coding sequence ATGCATAAGATGATTAAAAAAAGTTTTTATGAAAAAACAGCACGCAACCGAATCAACAGTATCGTGGATCAAGGCAGTTTCACCGAGTTCCTTAAACCTGGAACTGTTGAACTCAGCCCTAATTTAAAAGCACTTGATATTCCTGGCAGTTTTGATGATGGCGTGATTATTGGTACAGCTCGTATCCAAAGCTCACCTGTACATATTATTGCCCAAGAAGGTCAGTTTATGGGTGGTGCTGTGGGTGAGATTCACGGCGCTAAAGTGGTTGGCTTATTGCTAAAAGCCATTCAAGACCAGTCATCTGCGGTTATCTTCCTTGTCGATTCTGGTGGTGTACGCCTACACGAAGCCAATGCGGGGTTGATTGCCATTTCTGAAATTATGCGGGCAATGCTTAAAGTCAGAAATGCGGGCATCCCTATCATCACTGTCATTGGTGGCACTTGTGGCGCATTTGGTGGCATGGGCATCAGCGCGTGTCTAAGCAGTCATATCATCATGTCTGAAGAAGGTCGTCTTGCACTTTCTGGACCTGAAGTCATTGAAACCGTCAAAGGTGTAGAAGAGTTTGACTCCAAAGACCGTGCATTGGTATGGCGAGTGACGGGTGGCAAACATCGTTATCTACTCAATCATGTACAACAGCTAACTGAAGATGATACCGATGACATCAGAGATGGCATTATCCATGCACTCTCAGAAACAAGTCAAAAAAAGGATTCAGACATACTGAACCTCGAAACACTGTTGCAAAAGCAGCAATCTCTTGAGGAACAATACACACGCTGGTTCGGTCAAAAAGATGGTCTAGAAATTTGGAAAGGCATGAATATTGAACATGCTGAACAGATTCCAATGCTCAGTGCAGCCGAAGTGACTCAGATTAAACAAGGAGTTTAA